The DNA segment GCCAAGTGGCACATCAACTGCTACACCCCGCTCCAGTACCGCACCGCGTACAACCTGAACTCGCTCTACCGCAAGGGCGTCACGGGCAAGGGGCGCACGATCGTCATCGTGGACTCGTTCGGCTCCCCGACGATCCAGCACGACCTCGACGTGTACAGCAAGCAGTTCGGCATGGCGAGCACCAAGGTCTCGGTCGTCAAGTGGGGCAAGGTGCCCCCCTTCGACCCGAAGAACAGCGACATGACGGGCTGGGCGGGCGAGACCACCCTGGACGTCGAGATGGCCCACGCCGCCGCGCCCGGCGCCCGGATCGTGCTGGTCGAGACGGGGGTCGCGGAGACCGAGGGCGTCACCGGTCTGCCGGAGATGATGAGCGCCGAGAAGGCCCTGATCGACCACGGGGTCGGCGACGTCATCACGCAGAGCTTCGACGCGACCGAGAACACCTTCCCGGGCGTCGACCAGGGCGACTCCTCCAGCATCCGCAACCTGCGGTACGCGTTCAAGGACGCGGCCCGCAAGCAGGTGACGGTCCTCGCCTCCTCCGGTGACGACGGCCCCACCAACGGCACGCTGGACGGCTCGGGCGACTACACCAAGCAGGTCAACTCCTGGCCCTCCGCCGACCCGCTGGTCACCTCCGTCGGCGGCACCCAGCTGCACCTGGACGACCAGGGCAACCGGATCAAGCCCGACAGCGTCTACAACGACTACGGCGCGGGCGGCGGCGGTGTCTCCCACGTGTTCTCCCGGCCGGCCTTCCAGAACGGCGTGAAGAAGATCGTCGGCAACCACCGCGGCACCCCGGACATCTCGATGTCCGCCGCCGTCAACGGCGGTGCCTGGGTGTACTCCAGCTACGACCCGACGGCCGTCGGCTGGAACGTCTACGGCGGCACCAGCGAGTCCAGCCCGCTCTTCTCGGGCATCGTCGCGCTCGCCGACCAGGTCGCCGGGCACCGCCTGGGCAACGTCAACGCCGCGCTCTACCGCCTCGCCGGGCACAAGGGCACCGGCATCGTGGACGTCAACGACGGCACGGACAACACCTACGGCGGGGTCACCGGCTACCAGGCCGTCGACGGCTACGACATGGCCACCGGCGTCGGCACGCTGGACGCGCCGAGCTTCGTGAAGTCGCTGGCCAGGGCCGCCCGCCGCTGACGCGGAGCACGGACCACCGAACGAGAGGGAGCCGGCCCGGGTGCCGTACCCGGACCGGCTCTTCCTCGGCCCTCGCGGTCGCGGTCCCCGCGGTGTCAGACGCGGCCGGGCACGCCCACCGCCTGCCGGATCTCCGTGCTCTCCAGCCGCTCCGCCGCGCGCTCGGCCGTACGGCGGGCCCAGTGGCCGCTGGTGAGCAGGCCCAGCGCGAGCACCGCGAGACCGCAGGCCGTGAGAATCCACCAGCCGGGCCGCGCGGCGTCGACGAAGGTACTGCGGTACGACGACGAGCCGATGCCCGCGGCGAGGACCGCGCCGATCACCGCGACGCCGAGGGTCTGGCCCAGCTGCCGGCTGGTGGAGGCGACGGCGGCGGCCACCCCGGCCTGGGCGCGGGGCATGCCGGAGACGGCCGTGTTGGTGATCGGCGCGTTGACGAAGCCGAAGCCGATGCCGAACAGGACGTAGCCGAGGAACAGGGTGGTGTTCGAGGTCTCGGCCTCGAACAGCGCGAACATGAGGCCGCTGAGCGTCATGGCCGTACCGGCGACCAGCAGCGGCAGCCGGGGGCCGCGGGTGCCGACCAGGCGGCCGGACAGGGGCGCGCACAGGAAGGTCGGCGCGGCCATGGGGAGCATCCACAGGCCCGCGTGCAGGGCGTCGAGGCCGCGGACGTTCTGCAGGTACAGCGTCGACATGAACAGGAAGCCGCCGAGCGCGGCGAAGGCGCTGATCGCGATCACGGTCGCCCCGCTGAACGGCGCGGAGCGGAAGAAGCGCAGGTCGATGAGGGGTTCGTCACGCCAGGGCTCGTACCAGAGCAGGGCGCCCAGCGCGGCTGCGGCGATCACGAAGTACGGCGCGACCGAGGCGAGGCCGGAGCCGGGCGCCTGGATGATGCCGTAGGTCAGCGCGCCGAACAGGGCGATCACCAGCACCTGGCCCACCGGGTCGGGGCGGCGGCCCTTGGGGGCGCGGGACTCCGGGACGAAACGCAGGGTCAGCAGCAGCGCCGCGAGGCCGATCGGGAGGTTGATCCAGAAGATCGCGCGCCAGCTCACGGACTGCACCAGCAGGCCGCCGACCAGCGGGCCGAGCGCCATGGATATGCCGACCACCGCGCCCCAGACGCCGATGGCGCGGGCGCGCTCACGGGCGTCGGTGAAGGTGTTGGTGATGATCGACATGGCGACCGGGTTGAGCATCGAGCCGCCGATGGCCTGGACCATGCGGAAGACCACGAGCAGGGACAGGCTGGGGGCGAGCGAGCACAGCACCGAGCCGATGGTGAACACCACGAGGCCGGCCATGAAGACGCGCTTGCGGCCGATCCGGTCGGCGGTGGAGCCGGCCAGCATCAGCAGCGAGGCCAGGACCAGGGTGTATGCGTCGATGGTCCACTGAAGACCGGAGGTGGTGGCGTGCAGATCGCGCTGCATCGAGGGCAGCGCCACATTCAGCACGGTGTTGTCGAGGCTCACGATCAGCAGGCTCATGCAGCAGATCGCGAGCACGAGCATGCGCCTGCGGGGACTCAGCTCTGGCATGCGCGTCATCGTACGCCGACTTCGATAGTGCGTCTAACTAATGACTAGTACACGGGCTCGGGGCACGCCGACCGGTGAGGGACAATGGTTCCTTGCCCCCTTCCGTTGTACATCCGTACGTCCGTCCCGGAGCCGTCTGATGACCAACCCGCTCTCCATCGGCCCGCACACCGTGACTCCGCCCGTCGTGCTCGCACCCATGGCCGGGATCACGAACGCGCCCTTCCGCACGCTGTGCCGCGAGTTCAGCGGGGGCAAGGGGCTGTACGTCAGCGAGATGATCACGACTCGGGCGCTGGTCGAGCGCAACGACAAGACCATGCAGCTGATCAGGTTCGACGCGAGCGAGACGCCGCGGTCGATCCAGCTGTACGGCGTCGACCCCGCGACCGTCGGCAAGGCCGTCCGCATGATCGCGGAGGAGGGCCTGGCCGATCACATCGACCTGAA comes from the Streptomyces sp. SUK 48 genome and includes:
- a CDS encoding S53 family peptidase encodes the protein MHISRTGRGIAAATTGAAALVAAALATAAPASVATAAPAAVPHTFAAPAIAGHTLAHDVDSPISIAQCQAKWHINCYTPLQYRTAYNLNSLYRKGVTGKGRTIVIVDSFGSPTIQHDLDVYSKQFGMASTKVSVVKWGKVPPFDPKNSDMTGWAGETTLDVEMAHAAAPGARIVLVETGVAETEGVTGLPEMMSAEKALIDHGVGDVITQSFDATENTFPGVDQGDSSSIRNLRYAFKDAARKQVTVLASSGDDGPTNGTLDGSGDYTKQVNSWPSADPLVTSVGGTQLHLDDQGNRIKPDSVYNDYGAGGGGVSHVFSRPAFQNGVKKIVGNHRGTPDISMSAAVNGGAWVYSSYDPTAVGWNVYGGTSESSPLFSGIVALADQVAGHRLGNVNAALYRLAGHKGTGIVDVNDGTDNTYGGVTGYQAVDGYDMATGVGTLDAPSFVKSLARAARR
- a CDS encoding MFS transporter; translated protein: MPELSPRRRMLVLAICCMSLLIVSLDNTVLNVALPSMQRDLHATTSGLQWTIDAYTLVLASLLMLAGSTADRIGRKRVFMAGLVVFTIGSVLCSLAPSLSLLVVFRMVQAIGGSMLNPVAMSIITNTFTDARERARAIGVWGAVVGISMALGPLVGGLLVQSVSWRAIFWINLPIGLAALLLTLRFVPESRAPKGRRPDPVGQVLVIALFGALTYGIIQAPGSGLASVAPYFVIAAAALGALLWYEPWRDEPLIDLRFFRSAPFSGATVIAISAFAALGGFLFMSTLYLQNVRGLDALHAGLWMLPMAAPTFLCAPLSGRLVGTRGPRLPLLVAGTAMTLSGLMFALFEAETSNTTLFLGYVLFGIGFGFVNAPITNTAVSGMPRAQAGVAAAVASTSRQLGQTLGVAVIGAVLAAGIGSSSYRSTFVDAARPGWWILTACGLAVLALGLLTSGHWARRTAERAAERLESTEIRQAVGVPGRV